Below is a window of Dehalococcoidales bacterium DNA.
ACCGTTTTTTTGATCGGCGTTTCTTTTTTGGTTTTTACGACTTTCCAGCAATTGAAGATCAGACATTCTACGGATTGACCCTAAACTCAAATTACAGAGCCCGTAAACACGCACAAATAGCACTGCTTAACTCGACATCATCGTATTTATTCATTGAGGTACTGGGGCGAGTTGGGTTAGGCCTTGGTGTTCTTCAGTATGCTCGCGTAGACATGGAGAGATTACTCGCTTTAGACATACTCTCATTCGAACAATCTTCTATTGAGAGCTTACTCCGAACATTCGATTTATTGTCAGAGAGACCAATATTGTCTATTTTTGATGAAACGAAACAGCAGGACAGAAGAGATTTAGACGTGATAGTATTCAAGGAGCTAGGAATAGCCCCAGCGCATGTGGACTATCTATATGAATCTCTCTTGTTCCTAATCCAAGAACGTTTATTAAAAGCAGACTCCTTGAATAACATTCGGAAGGCAGAAGGAAATGGAATATGAGATCATTGGTCCAGCACCTACGAGTGTAAGGTTACAACCATTCGGCCAAGTGCTTGATGGAGTTCTGATCCAGGCAAAATACGTCTCACTTGCGGTGGCTTATCTGCATTATGGTGCAATTGACATCATTGGACGACATTTGTCGCAAATCCTCCAACAAGATGGTCAAGCAGACGTTGTAATTGGTATTAGAAATTCGAGTAGTCGAGCTTTGCGCAGTCTGGCTGCAATCATAGGGGTTTCCAACATGTCCTTATATTGGCAAAGGGGGCAAGGTAACTTTCATCCAAAACTCTATCTTTTAGCAAATAATACTAACCTAGACACAGCCACACAATTAGATGTATTCGTAGGGTCAAGTAATCTGACTGGTGCCGGGCTTAAACATAATCTGGAGATCAACGTTCACTTGAAGTTTAATAGACCGTCTGATTCCAACCAAATAACTGAGTGGAAAAACCGATGGGCTAGGATTCGGAATCTACCTGGTATACGTCCTTATTCAGAACAATTGATTTCTAACCTAGAAAGAAGGGGGGCGTTCAGGCAATCTCAGACTGAAGCCAATCTTGATGATTTGTTTCCAGCATCAGCTACAACTACAGAAATAGATCTGAATAGCACCACTTATGTCCAAACGCTCCAACCAAACGACTTCCCAAATTCGGGAGAATCGGACGCAATTATTCCACGTGCAGCCCGCAAAGCTAACGTGGACTTCTGGGGATGGCCTGATCTATTTCTTAGGTCACCAGGTGGCCACAGACAACGCGTGTTTTCTAACACACTCTTACGATATAGATCACGGGAAGTGTCAACATCCAGCCGGCTTTATGAGGTTGAATCTGTCGCAAATTTTAGATTGAGTTGCTCAGCAGCACGTAGCCTACTACCGTCGAGACACGACAATTACCTGTTTACAATGCAAATCGAAGGAAATAGCTGTACAATCAGGTTTCTTTCACCGAGCGACTCGGATTATTCTGATTATTACGCATCTACTCGTCCTCTGTCGAACTCACCTAAACGATGGGGGTACATATAGCGAAGCTACTGATTACTTAACATCTTTAACTATCAATAGGTCGAGTACCTAAAAAGGAGGTGAACATGTCGAAGAAAAGCACAGATAATAGGGATATTCGAAAACGAAATCGAATTAGCCGCGAATTACCGTCTGTCGGGATCAAACTAGTGGGGAGGTCTAAAGGTCAAGTTTACGAAGCTGTTATAGTTAAATCTTCAGCAGATCCTAAACGTCGTGCAGTAAGTCTTCAAGGTCGTGAATTTTATACACTTAGTGGTGCAGCTATGGCTGTTACAGGACACGCAGTAAATGGATGGCTATTCTGGAAGATCAAAAGCAAGTCTCAATAGGTCTTGTGATATTACAGGTGGGAGTACTAAGCTCGTGATTTTGTTACCTAATATGAGTAATATCATACCCGAAATGGGTAACATCTATGAATGAAAATTTGCGTAGCGGTATCTTCGGCAAAACACGGCAGGCATTGCTTACCTTTCTTTACGGGCGGGGGCTGACACCTTTTTATACTAGGCAGGTGCTGGATGCCGTAAAAATCGGCTGAGGTGCGGTTCAGCGAGAGCTGAAAAACCTGACGGATAGCGACATCATCATCCGTGAATTACAAGGCAGGTCTACTACTGAACAAATGAGAAATGCCCGAAGCTCGAATATGTGTAAAAAGAAGAAGAGCCATTACCGAGGGACGGGACCCTTTGGTTATCCTCTCATCGTGATTCTGTATTAAAGGTAGAATATCAAGCCAAGCTCGGCCAAGCCTGGCTTGAGGGGGATTTAGATGCCGGCACACGATATCATCGATAACCGGAAAGAGATACTGGTTGACCACATTAACCAAATCCTGAGTTCAACGGAATCAGCCCGGTTTGCTGTTGGTTATTTCTTCCTTTCCGGTCTTACCAGCATCGCCGATAAGCTCAAAGGCGTCAAGGAACTGCGCCTGCTAATTGGCAACACCACCAACCGCGAGACTTTAGAGCAGCTTGCCGAAGGCTACCGGCGGCTGGAACTGGTCAGGGATGCAGCCGAGGCACAAGCTTACCCCAAAAGGACCGAGACTAAGCGAATGGCCACGGAAACGGCAGAAAACGTCCGCTCTAGCATAGAACTCATGGACCAGACCGATGAGGGAGAAAGCCTGGTCAAAGAGATGGTACGCATGATAGAAGACAAGCGCCTGAAGGTACGGGTCTATACTAAAGGCCGTTTCCATGCCAAGGCCTACATCTTTGACTACGGTACTGTATTTGACGGCAGCGGCAAACCCGTGGAACGCCACGAGAAGGGTATTGCCATAGTAGGGTCTTCCAATCTTACCCTCTCCGGTGTAACCAACAATACGGAGCTAAACGTTATCGTGCAGGGTAACGATAACCACGCCGAACTGGTGCGCTGGTTTGACGAGCTGTGGAGCCCAGATAATTCCCAGGACTTTGATGAGGCTCTGATGCAGGAGATGAAACAGTCCTGGGCTCTGGCTCCGGTCCGCCCCTATGATATCTACATGAAGACGATATACGCCCTGGTCAAAGATAGGCTGGAGGGAGAGGATGACCGGGATATTCTATTCGATAGCGAGATTACCCGCCAACTGGCCGATTTCCAGAAAACAGCAGTACGGCAGGCGATACAAATAACCAGGGATTACGGGGGTGTCTTCATTGCTGACGTCGTCGGTCTGGGCAAATCATATATCGGAGCCGCCATCGTCAAACATTTTGAACGCAGTGACCACGCCCGTCCACTGATAATCTGTCCAGCGCCGCTGGTAGAAATGTGGGAAAGGTACAATGAGGTCTATGAACTTAACGCCCGGGTGCTCTCTATGGGACTGCTACGCGAAGGCGACGAAGACGGTCTTAACGTGTTGCTTAAGGGCACTAAATATCACGACCGCGACTTTGTGTTAATAGATGAGAGCCACAACTTCCGTTATCCCGATACGCAGCGTTATAAGGTAGCACAGCAATTCCTTTCAACGGGAAGGCGTTGTTGTTTTCTGACTGCCACACCGCGTAATAAGACGGCCTGGGATATCTACTATCAAATCAAGCTGTTCCACCAGGAAGATAAGACCGACTTGCCGGTAGACCCTCCGGATCTGAAGCAGTACTTCAAGCTGATTGATAAGGGTGAAAAGAAATTACCCGATCTGCTGTCTAATGTGCTTATCCGACGCACCCGCAATCATATCCTGCGCTGGTATGGCTTCGATGCCGAGACTCACCAAGCGGTAGACCCCGCCCGTTTCCGGGAATACAATAACGGCCAGCGGCGGGCCTATGTCATAGTCGCCGGCAAACATCAATTCTTCCCCAAACGGGAACTGGAAACCATCGAATACAGCATTGAGGAAACATACCAGGGACTTTATCAGGATTTGCGGAGCTACCTGGGTAAATCAAGGAAAGGGTATCCAGTCGAACCGGTGCCGGGCGAGCTATCGTATGCTCGGTATGCGTTATATCACTTCGTGGCCAAAGACAAGCAACGTCGCGAACCCTACGCGAGCCTGCACCGGGCTGGCGTAAATCTGCGCGGCCTCATTCGCATACTCCTGTTCAAACGTTTTGAGTCAAGCGTCTACGCCTTTAAAGAAACTATCGGCAGGTTGATCAATGTTCATGAGCGGTTTCTCAAGGCTCTGGCAGCGGGTATCATCCCTGCCGGAGACAAGTCCGAAGATATCCTTTACGAGCCGGGCTTATCTGAAGAACAGGACCTCATGGATGCTTTGCGGCAGGCCTCCGGTCGTTACGATGCGGCGGACTTTGATATCGACCGCCTGCGCAGGCATATCGAGCACGATGTGGCGCTACTTAATAAGATGCTAAAACTGGTCGAACCTATCACTGCGGATAAGGATGCCAAATTACAGAAACTGAAGGAAGAGCTGGCGAAGAAACCGCTAAAAGAAGGCAAGCGGCTGATATTCACCCAGTATGCCGATACGGCACGCTATCTATTCGACAATTTGAATCCCCGGGGCAGCAAACCAGAAATCGAGGTTATCTTCAGCGGTGATAAGAGTAAAGCCAGGGTGGTGGGCAGGTTTGCTCCCAAAGCTAACCCGGAATATCGTTTCACCGGTGGCGAGTGTGAGCTAATGACTGTGATCGCCACCGATGTTCTGGCCGAAGGCTTGAACCTCCAGGACTGCGATAAAATTATCAACTACGACTTACACTGGAATCCGGTGCGCCTTATACAACGCTTCGGCCGCATCGACCGTATCGGCTCCGATCACGACATCATCTATGGATTCAACTTTCTCCCCGAGACGGGAATCGAACGTAATCTCGGCTTAAAACAGAAACTGCATAACCGCATCCAGGAAATTCACGACACCATCGGCGAAGACTCAGCTATTCTCGACCGCACTGAAATGCTTAATGAAGAGGCAATGTATGCCATCTACGAGAAGAAGGGTGTTCAATTAGGTCTTTTCGATTATGAAGAGGGCGAACTTCTGGATATCAATGAGGCTGAGGAGCTGCTACGCCAGCTCAGAAAAGAACGACCCGAGGAATACGAACGTATTGCCAATTTAAGAGACGGCATACGCACGGTAAAGCCGGCACAAAACAAGGGAACTTACGTCTTCTGTCAGGCTAACCGCTACCAACAACTATTTCTGCTGGACGAAAACGGCAATGTGGTAACCAGAGATATCCCAAGGATACTCGGTACTATAAAATGCGGGCCAGATTTGGAAGGACTCCCTCTGCCAAAAGGTTACAATGCATCCATTATGAGTGTGAAACGCCAGTTTGCCGAGGAAGTCAAAAATCGCCAAGCCGAGCGTGAATATACACCTTCCTTGACTCAAGGGCAGCGTTATGTGCTTAGAGAATTGCGTATTCTCTTCAATGCCACCGAAGAACAAGACATAAAAGCCCAGATTAACATCCTCGAAACTGCGTTCCGTGGGGCTATCACTAGAGCTTTAGCTCAAGAATTGAATCGAATCCGCCGCAACGGCATTACGGGACAAGCTCTTATGAAAAACCTGGGTGAACTTTATTACCAGCACAATATGCGTGACTGGATTGACCGCAGGGGTTTGCAGGCGGAAGAACAACCGATCCCGGTGATTGTTTGCAGCGAGGGGCTGGAGTAAGAGCATACTTCTATTGCATCACCCAATCTGCGTATGGCAGACAGTTATTTGCACCTGCCCCGATTATCTAATATATCGAATTGCCATTGCACCTTACTGACATTTGTGCATTCTAGTGGAAGTTCACGAATTAATGGTAGAAAACACACTTCTGACTTGTTATCAAAAGACAGTTACTGTTTGATCTGCTGGCTCGAACCCATAGGACAATTCTCCTAACTTCTAGAGACAATGAGCCAACTCCAGTGTTAAGAGAGCAACGGAATATTAGGGTTTATTGGCTGCAGTCTACAATGTAGTGAAAAACGTGCAAATTGTGGGGCCATGTAGTAGGTGCTATACTTCATACAATCTGAGGGGCTTGCCAGAGGCATAAGAAGGGCATGGTTAAGAAGATCAAGCATTCTCTCTACTTGATGAATTATCTAATCCAGACCAAGATGTTCCATAAGGAAATCCCCTTCATCGGCGGTTTGGTCATCAATGAAAGGTGTAATTTAAGATGCAGACAATGCGATGTCGCCAATAGAAATATTCCCGATCTGTCCTATGAAGATGTCCGCCGGGGACTGCAGACTTTTTATGACAAAGGAATTAGATCGGTCTTTATAGAAGGTGGCGAGCCATTTCTCTGGCGAGACGGAAACCATCGCATGGAGGATATAGTTAAGCTGGCCAGAAAGATAGGGTTTCATCTGGTCAGCGTCTATACTAACGGCACCCTGCCCATCGAAGTGTCAACCGATTCTGTTTTCGTCAGCCTGGACGGCTTACGGGAGACCGACAATACCCTGCGAAGTAATTCGTTTGACCGGGTCATTGAAAATATCAAGGCCTCAAAGCACCCTAATATCATAATTAACTTCACGATTAACCGCGCCAACCAGGCTGAAATCGAAGAATTTTGCGATGAGATGAAAGGAATTGAACAGATCAGGGGAATATTCTTTTACTTCCATA
It encodes the following:
- a CDS encoding phospholipase D-like domain-containing protein, whose protein sequence is MPAHDIIDNRKEILVDHINQILSSTESARFAVGYFFLSGLTSIADKLKGVKELRLLIGNTTNRETLEQLAEGYRRLELVRDAAEAQAYPKRTETKRMATETAENVRSSIELMDQTDEGESLVKEMVRMIEDKRLKVRVYTKGRFHAKAYIFDYGTVFDGSGKPVERHEKGIAIVGSSNLTLSGVTNNTELNVIVQGNDNHAELVRWFDELWSPDNSQDFDEALMQEMKQSWALAPVRPYDIYMKTIYALVKDRLEGEDDRDILFDSEITRQLADFQKTAVRQAIQITRDYGGVFIADVVGLGKSYIGAAIVKHFERSDHARPLIICPAPLVEMWERYNEVYELNARVLSMGLLREGDEDGLNVLLKGTKYHDRDFVLIDESHNFRYPDTQRYKVAQQFLSTGRRCCFLTATPRNKTAWDIYYQIKLFHQEDKTDLPVDPPDLKQYFKLIDKGEKKLPDLLSNVLIRRTRNHILRWYGFDAETHQAVDPARFREYNNGQRRAYVIVAGKHQFFPKRELETIEYSIEETYQGLYQDLRSYLGKSRKGYPVEPVPGELSYARYALYHFVAKDKQRREPYASLHRAGVNLRGLIRILLFKRFESSVYAFKETIGRLINVHERFLKALAAGIIPAGDKSEDILYEPGLSEEQDLMDALRQASGRYDAADFDIDRLRRHIEHDVALLNKMLKLVEPITADKDAKLQKLKEELAKKPLKEGKRLIFTQYADTARYLFDNLNPRGSKPEIEVIFSGDKSKARVVGRFAPKANPEYRFTGGECELMTVIATDVLAEGLNLQDCDKIINYDLHWNPVRLIQRFGRIDRIGSDHDIIYGFNFLPETGIERNLGLKQKLHNRIQEIHDTIGEDSAILDRTEMLNEEAMYAIYEKKGVQLGLFDYEEGELLDINEAEELLRQLRKERPEEYERIANLRDGIRTVKPAQNKGTYVFCQANRYQQLFLLDENGNVVTRDIPRILGTIKCGPDLEGLPLPKGYNASIMSVKRQFAEEVKNRQAEREYTPSLTQGQRYVLRELRILFNATEEQDIKAQINILETAFRGAITRALAQELNRIRRNGITGQALMKNLGELYYQHNMRDWIDRRGLQAEEQPIPVIVCSEGLE
- a CDS encoding radical SAM protein, which gives rise to MVKKIKHSLYLMNYLIQTKMFHKEIPFIGGLVINERCNLRCRQCDVANRNIPDLSYEDVRRGLQTFYDKGIRSVFIEGGEPFLWRDGNHRMEDIVKLARKIGFHLVSVYTNGTLPIEVSTDSVFVSLDGLRETDNTLRSNSFDRVIENIKASKHPNIIINFTINRANQAEIEEFCDEMKGIEQIRGIFFYFHTPYYGYDDLFLNLEEKRAIIKRILALKRKGHRIFNSSACLKGVYADNWVRPSKLCYVYADNKLYQCCRAIGNSDACRNCGYLGYPEIIYILKLRPTAILSAMNYLPRK